The following proteins are encoded in a genomic region of Cellulomonas sp. ES6:
- a CDS encoding ABC transporter permease: protein MTSTSVTGPQQPTGLPSADGDTPSTPRARQRSGGGGLGRYLLVRFLLIIPTVFILVTVVFLLMRATGDPITAAQGGRLPAAQLAERIHQAGYDRPVLVQYVEYLGDLLRGDFGTTLSDARPVTEVLTTFGTATLELAFYALIVAFVVGIPLGLAAAYFRDRVPDALLRVFAIACYATPVFFAGLLLKLIFSVQLDWLPVAGRASTRSEIAMRRLDDPTGIYLIDAIRTGNPDVVVDVLQHAILPAVTLGLLTAGVFLRLVRTNVIGTLGSGYVDAARSRGVRESRLLRKHAYRPALIPIVTVIGMQIAMLLVGAVLTETTFEWRGLGFQISEYLQARDFVAVQGIVVMLAVIVAVTNFLVDVIAALIDPRVRY, encoded by the coding sequence ATGACCTCCACCTCCGTGACCGGACCGCAGCAGCCCACCGGCCTGCCGTCCGCCGACGGCGACACGCCGTCCACCCCGCGGGCCAGGCAGCGCTCCGGCGGGGGCGGCCTCGGCCGCTACCTGCTGGTCCGCTTCCTGCTCATCATCCCGACGGTCTTCATCCTCGTGACCGTCGTCTTCCTGCTCATGCGGGCCACCGGCGACCCGATCACCGCGGCGCAGGGCGGCCGGCTCCCGGCGGCCCAGCTCGCCGAGCGGATCCACCAGGCCGGCTACGACCGCCCCGTGCTCGTGCAGTACGTCGAGTACCTCGGGGACCTGCTGCGCGGCGACTTCGGCACCACGCTGAGCGACGCGCGCCCGGTCACGGAGGTGCTGACGACGTTCGGCACCGCGACCCTCGAGCTCGCGTTCTACGCCCTGATCGTGGCGTTCGTCGTCGGCATCCCGCTGGGCCTCGCCGCCGCGTACTTCCGCGACCGCGTGCCGGACGCGCTGCTGCGGGTGTTCGCGATCGCCTGCTACGCCACGCCGGTGTTCTTCGCCGGCCTGCTGCTCAAGCTGATCTTCTCCGTGCAGCTCGACTGGCTGCCCGTCGCGGGGCGGGCCTCGACCCGCTCGGAGATCGCGATGCGGCGCCTCGACGACCCGACGGGCATCTACCTGATCGACGCGATCCGCACCGGCAACCCGGACGTCGTCGTCGACGTCCTCCAGCACGCGATCCTGCCGGCGGTCACGCTCGGCCTGCTGACCGCCGGGGTGTTCCTGCGCCTGGTGCGCACCAACGTCATCGGCACGCTCGGCTCGGGCTACGTGGACGCGGCGCGGTCGCGCGGCGTGCGGGAGTCCCGGCTGCTGCGCAAGCACGCCTACCGCCCCGCGCTGATCCCGATCGTCACCGTCATCGGCATGCAGATCGCCATGCTGCTGGTGGGAGCCGTGCTCACGGAGACGACGTTCGAGTGGCGCGGCCTCGGCTTCCAGATCTCGGAGTACCTCCAGGCCCGCGACTTCGTGGCGGTGCAGGGCATCGTCGTCATGCTCGCCGTGATCGTGGCCGTGACGAACTTCCTGGTCGACGTGATCGCCGCGCTCATCGACCCGAGGGTGAGGTACTGA
- a CDS encoding ABC transporter ATP-binding protein, whose amino-acid sequence MTAAPQTGAPRGDAAPVVEITDLSVSFATDAGDVRAVDGVSLTVHAGEVLAVVGESGSGKSVTAKTILGLLPSTATARGAVVLSSRDGATRSDVNALSGAALRQVRGRDAAMVFQEPSTALNPVYPVGWQIIEGLRAHGRISRADARAKAVEILRKVGIPDPEHRIDHYPHQFSGGQKQRIVIAQALVLDPGVIIADEPTTALDVTVQAEILDLIRRCRDEFGAAVVLITHNMGVVADLADTVAVMYQGEIVEQAPVRQLFSAPAHPYTRALLDAVPRIGQGGAHARARAEARPEGWASSTPVVEARDLEITYPGRLRQPGFRAVDGVSLAIRPGEVLGLVGESGSGKTTIGRAIAGLTRVTGGSLQVLGVEMNGVKERALRPIRPRIGFVFQDPATSFNPLLTIAECVAEPLVVHGRADDARAARSRVDELLESVQLPRAYGDRFPHELSGGQRQRASLARALALDPELLIADEPTSALDVSVQARVLELFAELQESLGFACLFISHDLAVVDLLADRIAVLHRGRLVEEGTGEQVLGSPREEYTRRLLASLPVPDPDEQAARREAWRALA is encoded by the coding sequence ATGACCGCGGCACCGCAGACCGGCGCACCCCGCGGCGACGCCGCGCCGGTCGTCGAGATCACCGACCTGTCCGTGTCCTTCGCGACCGACGCGGGCGACGTCCGCGCGGTCGACGGGGTGTCGCTGACCGTCCACGCCGGCGAGGTGCTGGCCGTGGTCGGGGAGTCCGGCAGCGGCAAGTCGGTCACCGCCAAGACGATCCTCGGCCTGCTGCCGTCGACCGCCACCGCCCGCGGGGCCGTCGTGCTGTCCTCCCGGGACGGCGCGACCCGCTCGGACGTGAACGCGCTGAGCGGCGCGGCGCTGCGGCAGGTCCGCGGCCGGGACGCCGCCATGGTGTTCCAGGAGCCGTCGACCGCGCTGAACCCGGTCTACCCGGTGGGCTGGCAGATCATCGAGGGCCTGCGCGCCCACGGGCGGATCAGCCGGGCCGACGCCCGGGCGAAGGCCGTCGAGATCCTGCGCAAGGTCGGCATCCCCGACCCCGAGCACCGGATCGACCACTACCCGCACCAGTTCTCCGGCGGGCAGAAGCAGCGCATCGTCATCGCGCAGGCCCTGGTGCTCGACCCGGGCGTGATCATCGCCGACGAGCCGACCACGGCGCTCGACGTGACGGTGCAGGCCGAGATCCTGGACCTGATCCGGCGCTGCCGGGACGAGTTCGGCGCCGCGGTCGTGCTCATCACGCACAACATGGGCGTCGTCGCGGACCTCGCCGACACGGTCGCCGTGATGTACCAGGGCGAGATCGTGGAGCAGGCGCCCGTGCGGCAGCTGTTCTCCGCGCCGGCACACCCGTACACGCGGGCGCTGCTCGACGCGGTGCCGCGGATCGGGCAGGGCGGCGCGCACGCCCGGGCCCGCGCCGAGGCCCGCCCCGAGGGCTGGGCGTCCTCGACCCCCGTGGTCGAGGCGCGCGACCTGGAGATCACCTACCCGGGCCGGCTCCGGCAGCCCGGGTTCCGGGCCGTCGACGGCGTCTCCCTGGCGATCCGCCCGGGCGAGGTGCTCGGCCTGGTCGGCGAGTCGGGCTCCGGCAAGACCACGATCGGCCGGGCCATCGCCGGGCTGACGCGGGTCACCGGCGGGTCGCTGCAGGTGCTGGGCGTCGAGATGAACGGCGTCAAGGAGCGCGCGCTGCGCCCGATCCGGCCGCGCATCGGGTTCGTGTTCCAGGACCCGGCGACGTCGTTCAACCCGCTGCTCACCATCGCCGAGTGCGTGGCCGAGCCGCTGGTGGTGCACGGCCGGGCGGACGACGCCCGCGCGGCGCGCTCCCGCGTGGACGAGCTGCTGGAGTCGGTGCAGCTGCCCCGCGCGTACGGCGACCGGTTCCCGCACGAGCTGTCCGGCGGGCAGCGCCAGCGCGCGTCGCTCGCCCGGGCGCTCGCGCTGGACCCGGAGCTGCTCATCGCCGACGAGCCGACGTCCGCCCTGGACGTGTCGGTGCAGGCGCGGGTGCTCGAGCTGTTCGCGGAGCTGCAGGAGAGCCTCGGGTTCGCGTGCCTGTTCATCAGCCACGACCTGGCCGTGGTCGACCTGCTCGCCGACCGGATCGCGGTGCTGCACCGCGGCCGGCTGGTCGAGGAGGGCACCGGCGAGCAGGTGCTCGGCAGCCCGCGCGAGGAGTACACCCGGCGGCTGCTGGCGTCCCTGCCGGTGCCGGACCCGGACGAGCAGGCCGCACGGCGCGAGGCCTGGCGCGCCCTGGCCTGA
- a CDS encoding ABC transporter permease, with translation MATVTTEGGRARRTWRSLPVVHQLRQSVGLQRGMLVTGLVLTGLLLLTALLAPLLAPYGFAQLRDADGPFGAQQPPSAEHLLGTTVGGYDVLSRVIWGSRTAVLVIVIAIAASLFLGVLLGLVSGYFGGWLDRVLVVVADAIYAFPSLLLAIVLAIVISGGQADMIGGVLAAALSIMVVFTPQYLRVVRAETIRIKSEAFVESARVIGASNGRIMFVHVLRNATRTLPLIITLNASEAILTLAGLGFLGFGIEPTQAAEWGYDLNRAIADVTSGIWWTSVFPGVAIVLSVLGITLVGESLNDLADPRLRTRRAAADVGGDVAATSVVPGGALTAPGGVAGLEPGTEDAR, from the coding sequence ATGGCGACCGTCACCACCGAGGGCGGGCGGGCCCGGCGCACCTGGCGCTCGCTGCCCGTCGTCCACCAGCTGCGGCAGAGCGTCGGCCTGCAGCGCGGGATGCTCGTCACGGGCCTCGTGCTGACCGGCCTGCTGCTGCTCACCGCGCTCCTGGCGCCGCTGCTCGCGCCCTACGGGTTCGCGCAGCTCCGCGACGCCGACGGGCCGTTCGGCGCGCAGCAGCCGCCGTCCGCCGAGCACCTGCTCGGCACCACCGTGGGCGGCTACGACGTGCTGTCCCGCGTCATCTGGGGCTCGCGGACCGCGGTGCTCGTCATCGTCATCGCCATCGCGGCCTCGCTGTTCCTCGGCGTGCTGCTCGGCCTGGTGTCCGGCTACTTCGGCGGCTGGCTCGACCGGGTGCTCGTGGTGGTCGCGGACGCGATCTACGCGTTCCCGTCCCTGCTGCTCGCGATCGTGCTGGCCATCGTCATCAGCGGCGGCCAGGCCGACATGATCGGCGGCGTGCTCGCGGCGGCGCTGTCGATCATGGTGGTCTTCACACCGCAGTACCTGCGGGTGGTGCGCGCCGAGACCATCCGCATCAAGTCCGAGGCGTTCGTGGAGTCCGCGCGCGTCATCGGGGCGAGCAACGGCCGGATCATGTTCGTGCACGTGCTGCGCAACGCGACCCGCACGCTGCCGCTCATCATCACGCTGAACGCGTCGGAGGCCATCCTCACGCTCGCCGGGCTCGGTTTCCTGGGCTTCGGCATCGAGCCGACGCAGGCAGCGGAGTGGGGCTACGACCTGAACCGCGCGATCGCGGACGTCACGTCCGGCATCTGGTGGACCTCCGTGTTCCCGGGCGTCGCGATCGTGCTGTCCGTGCTGGGCATCACCCTGGTCGGCGAGTCCCTCAACGACCTGGCCGACCCGCGGCTGCGCACCCGCCGCGCCGCGGCCGACGTCGGCGGCGACGTGGCGGCGACCTCGGTCGTCCCCGGCGGCGCGCTGACCGCACCGGGCGGGGTGGCGGGCCTGGAGCCCGGGACGGAGGACGCCCGATGA